In Eleutherodactylus coqui strain aEleCoq1 chromosome 4, aEleCoq1.hap1, whole genome shotgun sequence, the following are encoded in one genomic region:
- the LOC136624467 gene encoding gastrula zinc finger protein XlCGF66.1-like: MERNRDKMAESIFTLTLEILLQLTGEDYTVVKKTSSDGCQAPVSDGWGRPLSPITGPPPHPLILEEISEQKILELTNKMIELLTGEVPIRCQDVTVYFSMEEWEYLEGHKDLYKDVMMEDHQPPLSPGRSSKGTAAERCPRPLLPQDDQVDGEKVS, encoded by the exons atggagaggaaccgggacaagatggcggagagtatattcaccctcaccctagagatactcctccagcttacaggagag gattacacggtagtgaagaagacttctagtgatggctgtcaggccccagtgtctgatggatggggaagacccctgagcccaatcacagggcctccacctcaccccctgatactggaggagatcagtgagcagaagatcctagaactcaccaacaagatgattgagctgctgactggagag gttcctataaggtgtcaggacgtcactgtctatttctccatggaggagtgggagtatttagaaggacacaaggatctgtacaaggacgtcatgatggaggaccaccagccccccctatcaccag gtagatccagtaagggaacagcagcggagagatgtccccggcctcttcttccacaggatgatcaggtagatggagagaaggtctcatga